One Brassica napus cultivar Da-Ae chromosome C4, Da-Ae, whole genome shotgun sequence genomic region harbors:
- the LOC106450825 gene encoding peroxisomal nicotinamide adenine dinucleotide carrier — translation MSDALINGLAGAGGGIIAQLLTYPLQTVNTRQQTERDLKREKKKKKLGTFQHMCQVVRQEGWGRLYGGLAPSLVGTAASQGVYYYFYQVFRNQVEAAALKQKKKGLGDGSVGMFSSLLVAALAGSVNVLMTNPIWVIVTRMQTHKKMPKGLQTVPEPPSADVEALVPAEPRPYGTFNTIREIYDEAGVTGFWKGVIPTLIMVCNPAMQFMLYETMLSKLKKKRALKSSTNVTALETFLLGAVAKLGATVTTYPLLVVKSRLQAKQVTTGDKRQHYQGTLDAILKMIRYEGLHGFYKGMSTKIVQSVFAAAVLFMIKEELVKGAKLLLSNATSIKSKPS, via the exons ATGTCGGACGCTCTGATAAATGGATTGGCGGGAGCTGGGGGTGGGATCATTGCTCAACTCCTCACTTATCCTCTCCAAACC GTAAATACGCGGCAACAGACGGAGAGAGATCTCaagagggagaagaagaagaagaagcttggaaCTTTCCAACACATGTGCCAG GTTGTGAGACAAGAAGGATGGGGGCGATTGTATGGTGGATTGGCTCCGTCTCTCGTTGGAACTGCTGCTTCACAG GGTGTGTACTACTACTTCTACCAAGTGTTTCGGAACCAAGTTGAAGCCGCTGCTcttaaacaaaagaagaaagggCTTGGTGATGGATCTGTTGGCATGTTTTCTTCACTCTTAGTTGCTGCCTTAGCTGG ATCAGTTAATGTTCTTATGACGAATCCAATCTGGGTGATTGTTACACGCATGCAG ACCCACAAAAAAATGCCAAAAGGTCTACAGACGGTCCCCGAGCCACCTTCTGCTGATGTAGAAGCTCTGGTCCCAGCTGAGCCTCGTCCATATGGAACATTTAATACG ATTCGAGAGATTTACGATGAAGCTGGAGTGACTGGCTTCTGGAAAGGTGTAATTCCGACACTGATCATG gtttgtaaTCCAGCAATGCAGTTTATGTTATACGAGACAATGTTATCAAAGCTGAAGAAAAAACGTGCCTTGAAGAGTAGCACCAACGTGACAGCTTTGGAG ACATTTCTACTAGGAGCTGTGGCTAAACTCGGAGCTACGGTCACAACTTATCCTCTCTTGGTTGTGAAGTCACGACTTCAAGCCAAACAGGTCACTACAGGGGACAAAAGACAACACTACCAAG GAACGCTGGATGCGATTCTGAAGATGATTAGATATGAAGGGCTGCACGGGTTTTACAAAGGGATGAGCACAAAGATTGTTCAGAGCGTTTTCGCTGCTGCTGTTCTGTTCATGATCAAGGAAGAGCTTGTCAAGGGTGCTAAGCTTCTGCTCTCCAACGCCACTTCTATCAAGTCCAAGCCTTCTTGA
- the LOC106453375 gene encoding disease resistance protein RPS6-like, with protein sequence MASSPLAIINCPHHVFLSFRGEDIRKRFRSHFLKELSRKLITFKDDEMERGQSIAPELIKAIQGSKISVVAFSKNFANSSWCLDELVEIMKCRKYRGLIVIPIFYDVDPSHVKNTIPQLRRDLQQDLPNLPRQDRRRETSVADGVDGSSNHCRRGFP encoded by the coding sequence ATGGCTTCTTCTCCTCTAGCGATCATCAACTGTCCACACCATGTTTTCCTCAGCTTCAGAGGAGAAGACATCCGCAAAAGATTCCGTTCCCACTTTCTGAAGGAGCTCAGCCGCAAGCTAATCACCTTCAAAGACGATGAGATGGAAAGAGGCCAATCTATTGCGCCTGAGCTTATCAAGGCGATACAAGGATCAAAGATCTCGGTTGTAGCGTTTTCCAAAAACTTTGCAAATTCAAGCTGGTGCTTGGATGAGCTGGTGGAGATCATGAAGTGCAGGAAATACCGAGGCCTGATTGTGATACCTATTTTCTACGATGTGGATCCTTCTCACGTCAAAAACACAATCCCACAGCTTCGGAGAGATCTTCAACAAGACTTGCCAAACTTGCCAAGGCAGGACCGAAGGAGAGAAACTTCAGTGGCGGACGGCGTTGACGGAAGCAGCAACCATTGTCGGAGAGGATTCCCTTAA